In Leptospira sp. WS58.C1, a single genomic region encodes these proteins:
- a CDS encoding PrsW family glutamic-type intramembrane protease: MSLEVILYAIGSIFPWGFYLIYTQPDTGRNKRVFFIIFFALLLGWISTELVLRASAWIWPETEINAKTAKSILSQTAFLAFVKAGMMEELCKSILIVTLSLSLAYDWKRKEFLPETFLVGGFVALGFAGIENYHYILTAKEDDRIHTFIIRTLKSSNAHLLINLCFALCLIKSNKRLFSEKYWYILSGFLLAVVQHGLFDFFVIPVGRFGHWAATALFVGIWVWIVKDRRVYMKEEKIHKILNEEQPRQDLVSRSVPEIIR, from the coding sequence ATGAGTTTAGAAGTAATTCTTTACGCGATCGGAAGTATTTTCCCCTGGGGATTTTATCTCATTTATACCCAGCCGGATACCGGTAGAAATAAACGTGTCTTTTTTATAATATTCTTCGCATTACTTTTGGGTTGGATCTCCACAGAGTTGGTGCTTCGTGCCAGCGCTTGGATCTGGCCTGAAACCGAGATAAACGCAAAAACGGCAAAATCCATACTTTCTCAAACCGCATTTTTAGCGTTCGTAAAAGCGGGAATGATGGAAGAATTATGTAAATCCATTCTGATCGTAACCTTATCTCTCTCGTTGGCATATGATTGGAAAAGGAAGGAATTCCTTCCGGAAACATTTTTAGTGGGCGGGTTTGTTGCATTAGGTTTTGCCGGAATAGAAAATTACCATTATATTCTCACCGCAAAAGAAGACGATCGGATCCATACTTTCATTATTAGAACATTAAAATCTTCGAATGCACATTTGCTTATAAATCTTTGTTTTGCCCTCTGCCTGATCAAAAGTAACAAAAGGTTATTTTCCGAAAAATACTGGTACATCCTCTCCGGATTTTTGCTTGCGGTCGTACAACATGGGTTATTCGACTTTTTTGTGATCCCTGTGGGAAGGTTCGGACATTGGGCGGCGACAGCGCTCTTCGTAGGAATCTGGGTCTGGATCGTAAAAGACAGAAGAGTGTATATGAAAGAAGAAAAGATCCATAAAATATTGAATGAAGAACAGCCAAGACAAGACCTCGTCTCCCGATCGGTTCCTGAGATAATCCGTTGA
- a CDS encoding 50S ribosomal protein L11 methyltransferase — translation MKYKEIRVSIPKDFAEEFSAYLDEWKVAGYYEILFDREEARKPGEEIISDNTPIRVYLAEDDAESEAKIWIYLQTVAPENSFAESRWIETKEYEEAYKEFYKPFSVGVFWVVPTWEKDDWEKNKILGQKDSVPVYINPGLAFGTGHHETTRLVLSRLGSIDLKGKRVADIGTGSGILSVAAAKLEVSKIIAVDIDPNAVRSSTFNRDENGISDQVLVVEEGGFDHPKILSEKFDLCMANITFAVLKANMEKIANLHTDHFLFSGVITERKEEFLELLLSQVGGKSVYETSWNGWELIEWTRQSI, via the coding sequence TTGAAATACAAAGAAATCAGAGTTTCCATTCCGAAAGATTTTGCGGAAGAATTTTCCGCGTACTTGGACGAATGGAAGGTGGCGGGATATTACGAGATCCTATTCGATAGGGAAGAGGCTAGAAAACCCGGAGAAGAGATCATCTCCGACAATACTCCGATCAGAGTGTATTTAGCTGAAGACGATGCCGAGTCCGAAGCTAAGATCTGGATCTATTTGCAGACGGTTGCCCCGGAGAATTCTTTTGCCGAATCCAGATGGATAGAAACGAAAGAATACGAAGAAGCTTATAAGGAATTTTATAAACCGTTTTCTGTCGGAGTTTTCTGGGTAGTGCCCACCTGGGAAAAAGACGACTGGGAAAAAAACAAAATATTGGGGCAAAAAGATTCCGTCCCGGTGTATATCAACCCTGGACTTGCTTTCGGAACCGGGCATCATGAAACCACTCGTTTGGTTTTATCCAGGTTAGGCTCCATCGATCTGAAAGGAAAGAGGGTTGCAGACATAGGCACCGGTTCCGGGATCTTATCCGTGGCGGCGGCAAAATTGGAAGTTTCCAAAATTATAGCCGTGGATATAGATCCAAATGCAGTACGTTCTTCCACATTCAATCGGGACGAAAACGGCATATCGGATCAAGTTTTAGTAGTCGAAGAAGGTGGATTCGATCATCCTAAGATCCTTTCCGAAAAATTCGATCTATGTATGGCAAATATCACATTTGCAGTCTTGAAGGCAAACATGGAGAAAATCGCAAATCTTCATACGGATCATTTTTTATTCAGCGGTGTGATCACGGAAAGAAAGGAAGAGTTCCTGGAGCTTCTTCTTTCCCAAGTGGGAGGTAAATCCGTTTACGAGACCTCCTGGAATGGATGGGAGCTGATAGAGTGGACCCGCCAATCTATATGA
- a CDS encoding adenosine kinase, with amino-acid sequence MKHYDVFGIGNALVDILIPTEDSFLQKMGWNKGIMTLVDAEVQGGVLTALDGHKKELRSGGSAANTMIALANSGGTGTYTGKVTEDTYGEFYKQDMEKAGILFEVPPSKEGHTGTCVILTTPDAERTMLTHLGISSTLTKEDLDLERLKASSYSYVEGYLWDRPSTKEACLLAMEESKKAGVKVAFTFSDPFCVNRSREDFLKLTKEYCDLIFCNAEEAKALAATESKEDALKFISSLCKNVMMTDSANGAFVSVNGTISHVGGFPAQNLLDTTGAGDCFAAGVLYGLTHGFSLENAARWGNYVASRIVQEIGPRLSVRLMGRQEEILGKTQG; translated from the coding sequence ATGAAACATTACGACGTATTCGGGATAGGGAACGCACTTGTGGATATTCTGATCCCAACCGAAGATTCTTTTTTGCAGAAAATGGGCTGGAACAAAGGGATTATGACCCTAGTGGATGCGGAAGTCCAGGGTGGTGTACTTACCGCTTTAGACGGACATAAAAAAGAATTAAGATCGGGTGGAAGTGCCGCAAATACTATGATTGCACTCGCCAATTCAGGCGGTACGGGAACTTACACCGGAAAAGTTACCGAGGACACTTACGGAGAATTTTATAAACAAGATATGGAGAAAGCGGGGATCTTATTTGAAGTTCCTCCTTCCAAAGAAGGGCATACCGGAACCTGTGTGATATTAACCACACCCGATGCCGAAAGGACAATGCTTACTCACTTGGGAATTTCTTCCACATTGACCAAAGAGGACCTGGACCTGGAACGGCTGAAAGCTTCTTCTTATAGTTATGTGGAGGGGTATCTTTGGGACAGACCTTCCACCAAGGAAGCCTGTCTTCTTGCTATGGAAGAATCCAAAAAAGCGGGAGTAAAAGTGGCATTTACATTCAGCGACCCGTTTTGTGTGAACCGCTCCAGAGAGGACTTCTTAAAACTTACAAAAGAATATTGTGATTTAATTTTTTGTAATGCAGAGGAGGCAAAAGCATTAGCTGCCACCGAATCCAAGGAAGATGCCTTAAAATTTATCTCTTCACTTTGTAAGAATGTTATGATGACCGACAGCGCTAACGGTGCGTTCGTTTCCGTAAATGGAACGATCAGTCACGTAGGCGGATTTCCTGCTCAAAACTTATTAGATACCACAGGGGCAGGGGATTGTTTTGCGGCAGGTGTGTTATACGGACTCACTCACGGATTTTCTCTCGAGAATGCGGCAAGATGGGGAAACTATGTTGCCTCCAGGATCGTCCAAGAGATCGGGCCTAGACTTTCTGTCAGACTTATGGGAAGACAGGAAGAGATCCTCGGGAAGACACAGGGCTAA
- a CDS encoding LIC11270 family surface protein encodes MISKTNRFLFLSSFLFALVSDCKVGDWEGNATDNPVISTLFNSRMLLLLKGTYATDSPLDFTEYNNGTGDVYMDPSGDPTFNLSALPKMANLPIYIDIGEIRISSKYQDGLNNLSQIRTAVAAKAFWDNVAPNREVYCTQPYTLNANTCRSLNGEFKMIQFLNGEGAEYPSNDPTSGTSLGFPSQYYYTGTYIRSLVTGWGNSPGVDLTKVTFFDNYGVYGFNIVPRLAYAAGTTDKSGYPLVFPLLYSVQAGEADMDFKPGFEPYIFEVRMNLKENLMVHSIKAADGSTAATLISISDWKTRHSGQSDIGGGILSRSRTIYPSGASSLAITGGSGNLTHYFAVFRENETDILTKLPLAATPARSGTSRIKYINPGTHKLYCLSDTSYVDGFPDTIVGTPLTFSVPENGNMSTISLSYSCP; translated from the coding sequence ATGATTTCCAAAACGAATCGTTTTCTATTTCTATCTTCCTTTTTGTTCGCACTCGTTTCGGATTGTAAGGTAGGAGATTGGGAAGGAAACGCCACGGATAATCCCGTAATCAGCACTCTTTTTAATAGTAGAATGTTACTTCTACTCAAAGGTACGTATGCAACCGACAGTCCTTTGGATTTTACCGAGTATAATAACGGTACTGGTGATGTATACATGGATCCGTCCGGTGATCCTACCTTCAATTTAAGCGCCCTTCCTAAAATGGCAAATCTACCTATTTATATCGATATAGGTGAGATCCGAATTTCTTCCAAATACCAGGACGGTCTAAATAATCTTTCTCAGATCAGAACAGCTGTCGCTGCAAAAGCTTTCTGGGACAATGTCGCCCCAAACAGAGAAGTGTATTGTACACAACCATATACCTTAAACGCAAACACTTGTCGATCTTTGAACGGTGAATTTAAAATGATCCAATTCTTAAACGGAGAAGGAGCGGAATATCCGTCGAACGATCCAACTTCAGGAACGTCTCTCGGATTCCCAAGCCAGTATTATTACACCGGAACGTATATTCGTTCTTTAGTGACAGGTTGGGGAAATTCTCCGGGTGTGGACCTGACCAAAGTTACCTTCTTTGACAACTACGGTGTTTATGGATTTAATATAGTTCCAAGGCTTGCGTATGCGGCAGGAACTACCGACAAATCAGGATATCCTTTAGTGTTTCCGCTTCTTTATTCCGTCCAAGCGGGAGAGGCGGATATGGATTTTAAACCCGGATTCGAGCCTTACATCTTTGAAGTTAGAATGAACCTGAAAGAAAACTTAATGGTACATTCCATTAAGGCGGCGGATGGAAGTACTGCTGCAACATTGATCTCTATTAGCGATTGGAAAACGAGACATTCAGGTCAATCGGATATAGGCGGGGGGATACTTTCCAGATCCAGAACGATCTATCCAAGCGGCGCTTCTTCACTCGCAATCACCGGCGGATCCGGAAATCTGACACATTATTTTGCCGTTTTTAGGGAAAATGAAACGGATATTCTCACAAAACTTCCGTTAGCTGCAACACCTGCAAGAAGCGGAACGTCAAGGATCAAATACATCAACCCTGGAACCCATAAATTATATTGTCTGTCGGATACTTCCTACGTGGACGGGTTTCCCGATACCATCGTAGGAACTCCGCTTACGTTTTCCGTTCCTGAGAACGGAAACATGAGCACGATCTCATTGTCTTATTCTTGTCCATAA
- the truA gene encoding tRNA pseudouridine(38-40) synthase TruA, translated as MKWAEKNKRRFSFLPPICFILLPLLTMTEDPRNYALLIEFDGGCFFGYQSQKQSPTVQEEIEKALEVLLKKQTRIWGAGRTDTGVHARGMVVNFKTDSPIPNLSKFLLGMNALTDRGLAIHEIAEVPLNFNSQFSCTAREYEYLLVNARFPRPIWKNRAFWYQHRIDVSRLREELELLKGEHDFRSLAKATSMRNRRTTTRVIYDASLLESEEEPGLLRLRIKANGFLHNMVRILTGTLFEIAIEKRKETNILKILSSKDRTIAGITLPPYGLYFLKAYYDSFPQIDRMYQNRKEYGGVPR; from the coding sequence ATGAAATGGGCGGAGAAAAATAAGAGACGTTTCTCTTTTCTTCCTCCTATTTGTTTCATTCTGCTTCCTCTCCTAACTATGACTGAAGATCCTAGAAACTATGCTTTGCTGATCGAATTCGACGGTGGATGTTTTTTTGGATACCAAAGCCAGAAACAATCTCCCACAGTTCAGGAAGAAATAGAAAAAGCGTTGGAAGTTCTGTTGAAAAAACAAACCCGGATCTGGGGAGCCGGAAGAACGGATACAGGTGTTCATGCAAGGGGCATGGTCGTAAATTTTAAGACGGATTCCCCCATTCCCAATCTGTCGAAGTTCCTACTCGGAATGAATGCACTCACCGACCGGGGTCTGGCAATCCATGAAATAGCGGAAGTTCCCCTGAATTTCAACTCTCAGTTTTCCTGCACGGCGAGAGAATACGAATATCTTTTGGTGAATGCAAGGTTTCCTAGACCTATTTGGAAAAACAGGGCATTCTGGTATCAACATCGGATTGACGTTTCCCGCTTAAGAGAAGAACTGGAACTACTAAAGGGGGAGCATGACTTCAGAAGTTTGGCAAAAGCCACTTCCATGCGGAACCGTAGGACCACAACTCGGGTCATTTATGATGCGAGCCTTTTGGAAAGTGAAGAAGAGCCCGGACTTCTTCGTTTACGAATCAAGGCAAACGGTTTCCTCCATAATATGGTCCGGATCCTGACCGGAACACTTTTTGAAATAGCGATAGAGAAGCGCAAAGAGACGAATATATTGAAAATACTTTCTTCCAAAGATCGAACCATCGCAGGGATCACCCTACCCCCTTACGGATTGTATTTTCTAAAAGCGTACTACGATTCTTTTCCTCAAATTGATCGTATGTACCAAAACAGGAAAGAATACGGCGGAGTTCCCAGATGA
- a CDS encoding DUF2225 domain-containing protein produces the protein MTATALAQGKKISFRNKEDTVCPICSEVHQRESMFQGGGRLIAGKLTQELRRLYEKNKKFGRVSPNDYVLNVCPRCLYTAFPKDWSSLDADELAKLRESAEVRRKNIESIMGPTDFYQERNLILGAASYLLAIECYQSRKVTVAPTPKKAVCAVRGAWYFDDVNTEFPGMGYDKIRDLLYQKAAGWYTETMEIMQSGSEPVDAASYLLGPDTDKNWGFDGVIYLSAYLTMKFKDELASDAASKLNLLIRAKRTLSRLYGSGKASKSKPSVIIDMAKELYDEYNKIIDEMGGEK, from the coding sequence ATGACAGCAACTGCATTAGCCCAAGGCAAAAAAATCTCGTTTCGGAACAAGGAAGATACGGTCTGCCCTATTTGTAGCGAGGTACACCAAAGGGAAAGTATGTTCCAAGGGGGAGGAAGGCTGATCGCGGGCAAACTTACCCAGGAATTACGTCGCTTATACGAAAAAAACAAAAAATTCGGCAGGGTTTCCCCGAATGATTACGTCTTAAACGTTTGCCCCCGTTGTCTTTATACAGCCTTTCCCAAGGACTGGTCTAGCTTGGATGCGGATGAACTCGCAAAACTACGAGAATCCGCAGAGGTTCGACGCAAAAACATAGAATCCATTATGGGACCTACGGATTTCTACCAAGAAAGAAATCTGATCCTGGGCGCTGCTTCTTATCTTTTAGCGATAGAATGTTATCAATCCAGAAAAGTCACGGTAGCTCCTACACCAAAAAAAGCGGTCTGCGCTGTTCGTGGGGCCTGGTACTTCGATGATGTGAATACGGAATTTCCCGGTATGGGTTACGACAAGATCCGGGACCTTCTGTACCAAAAAGCGGCAGGCTGGTACACGGAAACGATGGAGATCATGCAATCCGGTTCCGAACCTGTGGATGCCGCTTCTTATCTACTCGGTCCGGATACCGACAAAAACTGGGGATTTGACGGAGTCATTTATCTCTCCGCCTATCTTACTATGAAGTTCAAGGACGAACTCGCATCGGATGCTGCCTCCAAACTGAACCTTCTCATTCGAGCCAAAAGAACTCTTTCTAGATTGTACGGTTCCGGTAAGGCGTCCAAGTCCAAACCATCCGTCATCATCGATATGGCCAAAGAACTCTATGATGAGTACAATAAGATCATAGATGAAATGGGCGGAGAAAAATAA
- a CDS encoding LIC11274 family protein, translating into MKKLLVFMIAMLVAPVLLHGEAVSMKSYKKRIELLTYLREIEPVVRNYPGEVKASGTGQTQADGERLAKYKELKRLYQEGLLYFFEGNFVNSYRRFLESQLGMELLLEELSQSYVERTEEILKTAIEKKNPNNPTDRALVDISVEYGKNSYIRADIKENREAPFTRRMYNPREFHYVVNKYTIEKNMELGYQFLGEAKEARNNALKIEKHLEKHQKLQPEHRKHRIEMYLGAINLCRDARANAMNIFKLKYPYDNYYLQRSDAKSEETRNEIGEVTPGQVVSVEGVTYDFSTNPLVRADNKMSPVFDKRIPDDYRRDAVDILGRIYDDEVDNKLYLRWDAETRKKLLGDKLPPGTQKRKQAATEPNK; encoded by the coding sequence ATGAAAAAACTTCTCGTTTTCATGATCGCGATGTTAGTCGCCCCAGTTCTATTACACGGCGAAGCCGTTTCTATGAAATCGTATAAGAAGCGGATAGAGCTCTTAACTTATTTAAGAGAGATAGAGCCTGTCGTAAGAAATTATCCGGGAGAAGTAAAAGCTTCCGGAACCGGTCAAACCCAAGCAGACGGGGAAAGACTCGCGAAGTATAAAGAACTAAAAAGATTGTACCAAGAAGGTCTTCTGTATTTTTTCGAAGGGAATTTCGTAAATTCGTATCGTAGATTTTTGGAGTCCCAACTTGGAATGGAACTTCTCTTGGAAGAACTTTCGCAAAGTTATGTGGAAAGAACGGAAGAGATCCTAAAAACCGCGATCGAAAAGAAAAATCCGAACAATCCTACGGATAGAGCACTTGTAGATATTTCCGTGGAATACGGAAAAAACAGTTATATCCGTGCGGATATTAAGGAGAATAGAGAAGCTCCTTTTACCCGCAGAATGTACAATCCGAGAGAATTCCATTATGTGGTGAATAAATACACCATCGAAAAAAATATGGAGTTAGGTTATCAGTTCTTGGGAGAAGCCAAGGAAGCTAGGAATAACGCACTTAAGATAGAAAAACATCTGGAGAAACACCAGAAACTTCAACCTGAGCATAGAAAACATCGTATCGAAATGTATTTGGGAGCGATCAATCTTTGCAGGGACGCAAGAGCGAATGCGATGAATATTTTCAAACTTAAGTATCCTTACGATAACTATTATCTGCAAAGATCCGATGCCAAGTCCGAAGAGACTCGCAACGAGATCGGAGAGGTTACACCTGGACAAGTTGTTTCCGTAGAAGGAGTCACTTACGATTTTTCTACAAACCCTCTGGTTCGTGCAGATAATAAAATGAGCCCTGTATTCGACAAAAGAATTCCTGATGATTATCGCAGAGACGCTGTGGATATTTTGGGCAGAATTTACGACGACGAGGTCGACAATAAGTTGTATCTTCGTTGGGATGCTGAGACTCGTAAAAAACTTCTGGGAGACAAACTACCTCCGGGAACTCAGAAAAGAAAACAAGCTGCAACCGAGCCTAATAAATAA
- a CDS encoding lysophospholipid acyltransferase family protein, with the protein MNPLKFMESRLGRFSPKYRKLVLRTYVVTLRLVLTVAFPTMIAGIFYALIGKREKQYAAFLKGSKTWGPVVIRMTKTDLMIKNEMEIPDKGHMIFLNHVNEIDFPYDCLVVNKPYLANQVIKKTLVAYWWMKAMGSQVFETSKAATIAVSVRNLLKGLSTTSYIVYPEGHNSYSEVIQPMQKGMIKLAYENKIPVVLVLKSGITAYQTEPMYAKVGYKFIGRYEPWTHDTWESFRDFLYETMSKEKIALDSEIGTLREPVSSKSK; encoded by the coding sequence ATGAATCCACTTAAGTTTATGGAAAGCCGTTTGGGCAGGTTTTCCCCTAAGTATCGCAAACTGGTATTACGAACCTATGTCGTTACATTAAGATTGGTACTTACGGTAGCGTTTCCCACTATGATCGCCGGGATTTTTTATGCACTTATCGGAAAGAGAGAAAAACAATATGCGGCTTTTCTAAAAGGTTCCAAAACTTGGGGACCGGTCGTGATCCGCATGACCAAAACGGATCTGATGATAAAGAATGAAATGGAGATCCCGGACAAGGGTCATATGATCTTCTTAAATCACGTAAACGAAATAGATTTTCCTTATGATTGTTTAGTGGTAAACAAACCGTATCTTGCAAACCAGGTGATCAAAAAAACTTTGGTAGCTTATTGGTGGATGAAGGCAATGGGATCTCAAGTTTTTGAGACCTCCAAGGCCGCTACGATCGCAGTTTCCGTTCGTAATTTATTAAAAGGACTTTCCACTACTTCTTATATAGTGTATCCGGAAGGTCATAATTCTTATTCAGAGGTCATCCAGCCTATGCAAAAAGGGATGATTAAACTCGCTTATGAGAATAAGATCCCTGTAGTGTTAGTGCTAAAATCCGGGATCACCGCCTACCAAACGGAACCTATGTATGCTAAAGTCGGCTACAAATTTATTGGAAGATACGAACCATGGACCCACGATACTTGGGAAAGTTTTAGGGATTTCCTATATGAAACCATGAGCAAGGAAAAGATCGCATTGGATTCCGAGATCGGGACTCTGCGTGAACCTGTCTCTTCCAAATCCAAGTGA
- a CDS encoding acetyl/propionyl/methylcrotonyl-CoA carboxylase subunit alpha, which translates to MIKRLLIANRGEISLRIQKTCKKLGIETVAVYSDADKDAPFVKAADFSYYLGESEPSKSYLVIPNILKAVRETGADAVHPGYGFLSEKAEFARELSKAGISFLGPKPETVDLMGDKIRSRAAMEKAGVPVVPGYEGDSQEHTVLLKEAERIGFPIMIKASAGGGGKGMKRVFSKEEFLPSLESAQREAGNAFGDPRVFLEKYIINPRHIEVQVFGDSSGKVIHLFERECSIQRRHQKVVEESPAPNLSSELKQKICEVAVKAASSIGYLGAGTVEFILGEDGAFYFLEMNTRLQVEHPVTESVTGFDLVEWQIRIAEGISIEKFTGGKSPSQSGHAIEVRLYAEDPENEFLPSIGKIELAKFPEIQNVRVDSGVVTGSEVSLYYDPMLSKVIGIGKTREEARKNLIAGLEETIIFGPITNLNYLKAILEHSEFVKGNTDTHFLEKHKIDWEESGEEKEALMRTASFLANRTVKTSSVWEAVGPNGVWGEIS; encoded by the coding sequence GTGATCAAAAGACTACTCATCGCAAACAGGGGAGAGATCTCACTCCGTATCCAGAAGACCTGCAAAAAATTGGGTATCGAGACTGTAGCCGTGTATTCGGATGCGGACAAGGATGCACCTTTCGTAAAAGCAGCGGACTTCTCCTATTATTTAGGAGAGTCCGAACCTTCCAAATCTTATTTAGTAATTCCTAATATTCTAAAGGCCGTCCGTGAGACCGGAGCGGACGCAGTACATCCCGGTTACGGGTTCCTGTCCGAGAAGGCCGAATTTGCAAGAGAGCTTTCCAAGGCTGGAATTTCCTTTTTAGGACCTAAGCCTGAAACGGTGGACCTAATGGGAGATAAGATCCGTTCTCGTGCAGCCATGGAAAAGGCGGGAGTTCCTGTCGTTCCAGGATACGAAGGAGATTCCCAAGAACATACCGTATTACTAAAAGAAGCGGAGAGGATCGGATTTCCGATCATGATCAAAGCCAGCGCAGGCGGCGGCGGAAAAGGGATGAAACGTGTCTTTTCCAAAGAAGAATTTTTGCCTTCCTTAGAATCCGCCCAACGGGAAGCCGGGAACGCCTTCGGCGATCCTAGAGTGTTTTTAGAAAAGTATATTATAAATCCTAGACATATCGAGGTCCAGGTTTTCGGGGATTCTTCCGGAAAAGTGATCCATCTTTTCGAGAGAGAGTGTTCCATTCAGAGAAGGCATCAGAAAGTAGTGGAGGAATCTCCCGCACCGAACTTGTCTTCCGAGCTGAAACAAAAAATATGCGAAGTAGCAGTTAAGGCTGCTTCTTCCATCGGCTATTTGGGTGCAGGAACTGTGGAATTCATTTTGGGAGAAGACGGCGCATTCTACTTTTTGGAAATGAATACAAGACTCCAGGTCGAACATCCGGTTACCGAATCCGTAACCGGTTTCGATCTGGTAGAATGGCAGATTCGAATTGCAGAAGGTATAAGTATCGAAAAGTTTACCGGAGGAAAATCCCCTTCTCAAAGTGGACATGCGATCGAAGTCAGATTATATGCGGAAGATCCGGAGAATGAGTTCCTACCTTCTATCGGAAAAATAGAACTCGCCAAATTCCCCGAAATCCAGAATGTCCGAGTCGATTCTGGAGTAGTCACCGGCTCCGAAGTATCTCTCTATTACGATCCGATGCTCTCTAAGGTGATCGGGATCGGAAAAACAAGAGAAGAAGCGCGAAAAAATCTGATCGCGGGACTCGAGGAAACGATTATATTCGGGCCGATCACAAATCTGAATTATCTAAAAGCGATTTTGGAACATTCTGAATTTGTAAAGGGAAATACAGATACTCATTTTTTAGAAAAACATAAAATAGATTGGGAAGAATCCGGGGAAGAAAAAGAAGCTCTTATGAGAACAGCTTCCTTTTTGGCGAACCGTACAGTGAAAACTTCCTCCGTATGGGAGGCCGTCGGGCCGAACGGAGTTTGGGGAGAAATATCTTGA
- a CDS encoding acetyl-CoA carboxylase biotin carboxyl carrier protein subunit: protein MNRLFRLQWKEKEYVLDLGDSSSRLFGPEKKWESLLTHYSWTREEDGSYSLPDGSVALLRSGKLFIHTKGKTFQFVIKGRETSDAQAASLEIKSPMPGKIIKVEVKSGDSVQKGQTLAVVEAMKMEHALKAGTDAKVQEVLAAPGDIVSQDQLLIRLGE from the coding sequence TTGAACCGTTTGTTCCGACTCCAATGGAAAGAAAAAGAATACGTTTTGGACCTGGGAGATTCTTCGTCCAGACTTTTCGGTCCTGAAAAAAAATGGGAGTCTCTTCTCACTCATTACTCTTGGACTAGGGAAGAGGACGGTTCTTATTCTTTACCGGATGGGAGTGTCGCATTACTTAGAAGCGGAAAACTTTTTATCCATACAAAAGGAAAAACATTCCAGTTTGTGATCAAAGGAAGAGAAACTTCGGATGCTCAGGCGGCGTCTTTAGAGATCAAAAGTCCTATGCCGGGCAAGATCATCAAGGTAGAAGTGAAATCAGGAGATTCCGTTCAAAAAGGACAAACTCTTGCGGTAGTGGAAGCAATGAAGATGGAGCATGCCTTGAAAGCAGGAACAGACGCTAAGGTCCAAGAAGTCCTCGCAGCGCCGGGAGATATTGTTTCCCAAGACCAGTTGTTGATCCGATTGGGTGAATAA